In the genome of Candidatus Zixiibacteriota bacterium, one region contains:
- a CDS encoding MFS transporter: MTAKDTIWKKDILGWSLYDFANTIYSMNIVSQYLKRYIVEDLGRPDYWFDIPFTISMVFAALLLPALGAMSDHSTRKKIFLFLFTLTCCTAAGLMAFVPPSLFILTIVLFIIANFAYEAGQPFYNALLYSVADGARARFISGFGVALGYVGSILGLILVLPFVSGDVFGWDVPFLDGSGKQGAFLPTAILFAVFSVPLFLWVREKPVKIQRPGAGFRAAYRDVWDGVRQTKKYPGVLRFLIADYFFEDAATTVILNIGLYCAVVLSLSDGDIAGFLIVSTVSAVIGSFVMGKIAQHWSLKKLLGLIIWGWVICLVIFVATNSMAVVWVLGSVIGILLGGLWTTSRPLLAELVPREELGRFFGLFSLSGRAAAAIGPLVWTAVVLLFNSERPMGRLVIDLMDIDPSDYDKLPYKVGVLSLALMMIVGLVIFRKVPSGGSASDG, encoded by the coding sequence ATGACTGCCAAAGACACCATCTGGAAAAAAGATATTCTGGGGTGGTCGCTTTACGATTTCGCCAACACTATCTACTCGATGAATATCGTCTCGCAGTATCTGAAGCGATATATCGTAGAAGACCTGGGACGGCCTGACTACTGGTTTGATATTCCGTTCACGATCTCGATGGTATTTGCCGCTTTGTTACTACCAGCTTTGGGGGCGATGTCGGATCATTCCACGCGCAAGAAAATATTCCTGTTTCTGTTCACACTCACCTGTTGTACAGCAGCGGGGCTGATGGCGTTTGTACCTCCCTCCCTTTTCATCCTTACTATTGTGCTGTTCATTATTGCCAACTTTGCCTATGAAGCCGGCCAACCCTTTTATAATGCTCTATTATATTCTGTGGCCGATGGTGCTCGTGCCCGGTTTATCTCCGGTTTCGGTGTGGCACTTGGCTACGTGGGATCGATATTGGGTTTGATTCTGGTTCTGCCATTTGTGAGCGGTGATGTGTTTGGCTGGGATGTTCCCTTTCTCGACGGATCGGGGAAGCAAGGGGCGTTTCTTCCGACTGCGATCCTGTTTGCGGTCTTTTCCGTTCCCCTCTTTCTATGGGTAAGGGAGAAGCCGGTCAAAATCCAGCGCCCCGGAGCGGGTTTCCGAGCCGCCTATCGCGATGTCTGGGATGGTGTCCGTCAGACGAAGAAGTATCCCGGCGTTCTGCGCTTTCTCATCGCCGACTATTTTTTCGAGGATGCCGCCACGACTGTGATCCTCAATATCGGGTTATACTGTGCCGTCGTGTTGAGTTTGTCTGACGGCGACATTGCAGGATTCTTAATTGTATCCACCGTGTCGGCTGTGATCGGTTCATTTGTCATGGGTAAAATCGCTCAACACTGGTCGTTGAAAAAACTCCTCGGACTCATCATCTGGGGTTGGGTCATCTGCCTTGTCATCTTTGTAGCAACCAACAGCATGGCTGTGGTCTGGGTTTTGGGATCAGTCATCGGCATTTTGTTAGGTGGTCTGTGGACAACATCACGCCCGCTACTGGCAGAACTGGTACCTCGTGAAGAATTGGGACGGTTCTTTGGTCTGTTCTCATTGTCAGGTCGGGCGGCTGCTGCCATAGGGCCACTTGTCTGGACGGCAGTGGTCTTGCTATTCAATTCCGAGAGACCTATGGGTCGATTGGTCATTGACTTGATGGACATCGATCCATCTGATTACGACAAACTGCCGTATAAAGTAGGAGTGCTCTCACTGGCTCTAATGATGATTGTTGGCCTGGTGATATTTCGCAAAGTTCCCTCAGGGGGGAGTGCAAGCGATGGGTAA
- a CDS encoding HDIG domain-containing protein, whose amino-acid sequence MINLQLSRNVAYDLVVDKIGVNNLLKHILAVEAGMRRLAEYLGEDVDYWGLTGLLHDLDYNETVDDEARHSYLTAEWLEPYDLPQDMLHAINAHPGHIPCESRLDWSLYAVDPATGFIVACALMHPDKKLTSIDGDFMLRRFKEKRFAAGASRENMAACSEVGLELEQFLLLVREGMLTISKQLGL is encoded by the coding sequence ATGATCAATCTCCAGTTGTCCCGCAATGTGGCTTATGATCTCGTCGTTGACAAGATAGGAGTCAACAATCTCCTTAAGCATATCCTGGCGGTCGAAGCGGGGATGCGTCGTCTAGCCGAGTATCTCGGCGAGGATGTTGACTATTGGGGTCTCACCGGTCTGCTGCACGATCTCGACTACAATGAAACTGTAGACGATGAAGCGAGGCACTCCTACCTGACAGCCGAATGGCTTGAGCCATACGACTTACCGCAGGACATGCTGCATGCCATCAACGCCCATCCCGGACACATTCCCTGTGAGAGTCGTCTGGACTGGAGTCTCTATGCTGTTGATCCCGCGACGGGTTTCATCGTGGCGTGTGCGCTGATGCATCCCGACAAAAAATTAACCTCGATCGACGGCGACTTCATGTTGCGTCGCTTCAAGGAAAAACGTTTCGCTGCCGGAGCGAGCCGAGAGAACATGGCCGCCTGCTCCGAGGTAGGATTGGAGCTGGAGCAGTTCCTGCTACTGGTGCGTGAAGGTATGTTGACGATTTCAAAACAACTCGGTTTATAA
- a CDS encoding PHP domain-containing protein, whose product MSSFVDLHIHSNLSDGLHTPTDVLADVRRRELTAFAVTDHDTLAGYRAVRDLTNDSDPELVPGVELSVSGGEYDLHLLAYYLDPDYTPLLKILEDFCNHRNQRAGVIVERLNGLGVEITLDDVIRVAQAAAVGRPHIATAMHASGAVSSYQMAFDKYLGNGKPAYVPKKNFDPELAISLVHEAGGVVVLAHPAIEETFQHLEMLVGLGLDGIEVYHPSHKPKQVDQFKHLAERFRLIITGGSDSHGRAGRYGEIGSLSVSEDLMPALRQRARQRKERA is encoded by the coding sequence ATGAGTTCTTTCGTTGATCTGCATATTCATTCCAATTTATCTGACGGTCTTCACACTCCGACGGATGTGTTGGCCGATGTTCGTCGTCGGGAACTGACCGCCTTTGCGGTTACCGACCACGATACGTTGGCCGGGTACAGAGCTGTTCGCGACCTGACAAATGATAGCGATCCTGAGTTGGTACCGGGCGTTGAATTATCTGTGTCCGGGGGGGAGTATGATCTTCATTTGCTGGCCTATTACCTGGACCCGGACTACACACCTCTCCTGAAGATTTTGGAGGATTTCTGCAATCATCGGAACCAACGTGCCGGGGTCATAGTAGAAAGACTGAACGGCTTGGGGGTCGAGATAACCCTTGATGATGTAATTCGGGTTGCTCAAGCGGCGGCAGTGGGACGTCCCCACATAGCGACTGCCATGCATGCGAGCGGTGCGGTTTCGAGTTATCAGATGGCTTTTGACAAATATCTCGGCAATGGCAAACCGGCCTATGTTCCCAAGAAGAACTTTGACCCAGAACTTGCGATCTCGCTTGTTCATGAAGCTGGCGGCGTGGTTGTTCTAGCCCATCCAGCAATAGAAGAGACATTCCAGCATTTGGAGATGCTGGTGGGGTTGGGACTGGACGGGATTGAAGTCTACCATCCCTCCCACAAACCGAAGCAGGTTGACCAGTTCAAACATCTGGCCGAACGCTTCCGTCTGATTATTACTGGTGGCTCGGACTCTCATGGGCGAGCGGGCCGGTATGGTGAAATCGGGTCGCTATCGGTGTCGGAGGACTTAATGCCGGCGCTCCGTCAACGCGCCCGACAAAGAAAGGAAAGAGCGTGA
- the ftcD gene encoding glutamate formimidoyltransferase, translating into MAKLVECVPNYSEGRRPEVIDAICDAITSIDGVILLDKEMDSDHNRAVVTFVCHPSLAVDAAFEGYKKAAELIDMTTHSGEHPRMGACDVCPFIPISEMEIDEAIELANQLGKRVGEELQIPAYLYEDAASSPKRRNLAKVRKGEYEGMRDAIGTDPTRKPDYGPNKMNLKSGATAIGVRFPLVAFNVYLGTNNKDIADKIADAVRSLRGGYRFVKALGFEIKERNQVQISMNLVNYPKTPIFRVFETIKAEAERWGVLVTSSEIIGLVPNDAMLAVSDYYLRLENFTKAQVLEEKLASIGGSVTVTETFYDEVASSSPAPGGGSVAASAGALAGALAAMVARLTVGKKQYKAVKEELSGVRDKADVLRAELETLITTDMEAFNKVMECFKLPNGTDEQAAARDKAVDDANKEAAEVPLTVMKKSLEVMALARTVAEKGNENSITDAGVAGLMGMAAVDGAGYNVRINLTSINDEAFVAKLKGEAEKITTEARNIDKTIRELVESKL; encoded by the coding sequence ATGGCTAAGCTCGTTGAATGTGTTCCCAATTATTCCGAAGGTCGTCGCCCCGAAGTTATCGATGCAATCTGCGACGCTATTACTTCCATTGATGGTGTGATCCTCCTCGACAAGGAGATGGACTCAGACCATAACCGTGCCGTTGTTACATTTGTTTGTCACCCATCGTTGGCGGTTGATGCTGCTTTTGAAGGCTACAAGAAGGCTGCCGAACTGATCGACATGACCACCCATTCGGGTGAACATCCCCGCATGGGTGCCTGTGATGTCTGCCCCTTCATTCCCATTTCGGAAATGGAGATCGACGAAGCTATCGAACTGGCCAACCAACTAGGCAAGCGCGTCGGTGAGGAATTGCAGATTCCCGCTTATCTATATGAAGACGCCGCTTCATCACCCAAACGACGTAACCTCGCCAAAGTCCGTAAGGGCGAATACGAAGGTATGCGTGACGCCATTGGTACCGACCCGACTCGCAAGCCTGACTATGGACCGAATAAGATGAACCTGAAATCCGGTGCTACCGCCATTGGAGTTCGGTTCCCATTGGTCGCTTTCAATGTCTATCTCGGCACCAACAATAAGGACATCGCTGACAAGATCGCAGATGCTGTGCGATCATTACGTGGTGGATACCGTTTTGTCAAGGCGCTCGGCTTTGAAATCAAGGAACGCAATCAGGTCCAGATTTCGATGAACCTGGTCAACTATCCCAAGACGCCAATTTTCAGAGTTTTCGAGACCATCAAGGCGGAAGCTGAACGTTGGGGTGTATTGGTGACATCATCCGAAATCATCGGCTTGGTTCCCAACGATGCTATGCTGGCGGTGTCTGACTATTATCTACGACTGGAAAATTTCACCAAAGCACAGGTACTTGAGGAAAAACTGGCCTCGATCGGCGGTAGTGTTACCGTAACCGAGACTTTCTATGATGAGGTCGCATCGTCGTCCCCGGCTCCGGGTGGCGGTTCGGTGGCGGCTTCGGCCGGAGCGCTGGCTGGTGCGCTGGCGGCTATGGTTGCTCGACTAACGGTAGGGAAGAAACAGTACAAGGCGGTCAAGGAAGAACTGTCTGGGGTGCGCGACAAGGCTGATGTCCTTCGCGCTGAACTTGAGACTCTTATCACCACCGACATGGAAGCGTTCAATAAGGTTATGGAGTGTTTCAAGTTACCCAATGGGACCGATGAACAAGCTGCCGCCCGTGACAAGGCTGTCGATGACGCCAACAAGGAAGCCGCCGAAGTGCCGCTTACGGTCATGAAGAAATCGCTCGAAGTAATGGCGTTGGCTCGAACGGTCGCCGAGAAGGGCAACGAGAACTCGATCACCGATGCTGGTGTGGCCGGATTGATGGGTATGGCGGCTGTTGATGGAGCGGGCTATAATGTGCGTATCAACCTGACCTCGATCAACGACGAAGCATTCGTAGCGAAGCTCAAAGGCGAAGCCGAGAAAATTACGACCGAGGCACGGAATATCGATAAGACTATTCGTGAGTTGGTTGAGAGTAAATTGTAG